A genomic stretch from Falco naumanni isolate bFalNau1 chromosome 8, bFalNau1.pat, whole genome shotgun sequence includes:
- the FAIM gene encoding fas apoptotic inhibitory molecule 1 isoform X1: MASREEITVYEDEVRSRYSHLEKMTDLVAVWEVALSDGVHKIEFEHGTTSGKRVVYVDGKEEIRKEWMFKLVGKETFTVGASKTKATINIDAVSGFAYEYTLEINGKSLKKYMENRLKTTNTWVLTLGGTDYRVVLEKDTMDVWCNGQKLETAGEFVEDGTETHFSVGDHSCRIKAVSSGKRKEGIIHTLIVNDREIPEAVE, translated from the exons ATGGCATCCCGTGAGGAGATTACTGTCTATGAAGATGAAGTAAG GTCTCGGTACAGCCACTTAGAGAAGATGACAGATTTGGTGGCTGTTTGGGAAGTAGCTTTAAGTGATGGTGTTCATAAGATTGAATTTGAACATGGGACCACTTCAGGAAAACGTGTTGTCTATGTTGATGGAAAG gaagaaataagaaaagaatgGATGTTTAAATTAGTGGGTAAAGAAACATTCACTGTTGGAGCATCCAAAACAAAAGCTACTATTAATATTGATGCAGTCAGTGGCTTTGCATATGAATATACTTTGGAGATCAATGGAAAGAGCCTCAAGAAGTATATGGAGAACAGGTTGAAAACCACCAATACTTGGGTACTGACCTTGGGTGGTACAGACTATAGAGTTGTTCTAG AAAAAGACACTATGGATGTGTGGTGCAACGGTCAAAAACTGGAAACAGCG GGTGAATTTGTAGAAGATGGGACTGAAACTCACTTCAGTGTTGGTGATCACAGCTGTCGCATTAAGGCTGTTAGTAGTGGCAAACGAAAGGAAGGAATTATTCATACCCTTATTGTGAATGACAGAGAAATCCCAGAGGCTGTGGAGTAG
- the FAIM gene encoding fas apoptotic inhibitory molecule 1 isoform X2, whose protein sequence is MTDLVAVWEVALSDGVHKIEFEHGTTSGKRVVYVDGKEEIRKEWMFKLVGKETFTVGASKTKATINIDAVSGFAYEYTLEINGKSLKKYMENRLKTTNTWVLTLGGTDYRVVLEKDTMDVWCNGQKLETAGEFVEDGTETHFSVGDHSCRIKAVSSGKRKEGIIHTLIVNDREIPEAVE, encoded by the exons ATGACAGATTTGGTGGCTGTTTGGGAAGTAGCTTTAAGTGATGGTGTTCATAAGATTGAATTTGAACATGGGACCACTTCAGGAAAACGTGTTGTCTATGTTGATGGAAAG gaagaaataagaaaagaatgGATGTTTAAATTAGTGGGTAAAGAAACATTCACTGTTGGAGCATCCAAAACAAAAGCTACTATTAATATTGATGCAGTCAGTGGCTTTGCATATGAATATACTTTGGAGATCAATGGAAAGAGCCTCAAGAAGTATATGGAGAACAGGTTGAAAACCACCAATACTTGGGTACTGACCTTGGGTGGTACAGACTATAGAGTTGTTCTAG AAAAAGACACTATGGATGTGTGGTGCAACGGTCAAAAACTGGAAACAGCG GGTGAATTTGTAGAAGATGGGACTGAAACTCACTTCAGTGTTGGTGATCACAGCTGTCGCATTAAGGCTGTTAGTAGTGGCAAACGAAAGGAAGGAATTATTCATACCCTTATTGTGAATGACAGAGAAATCCCAGAGGCTGTGGAGTAG